From one Corvus cornix cornix isolate S_Up_H32 chromosome 21, ASM73873v5, whole genome shotgun sequence genomic stretch:
- the NMNAT1 gene encoding nicotinamide/nicotinic acid mononucleotide adenylyltransferase 1: protein MAMEDPDRKTEVVLLACGSFNPITNMHLRLFELAKDYFHETGKYKVIKGIISPVGDAYKKKGLISANHRVTMAKLATKNSDWVEVDDWESCQSEWLETLKVLRYHHQKLLSADVTNSLQDAVPVTKLGRKRKQQPNRHEPIKKKNQSPVVKSVPQVKLLCGSDMLESFGIPNLWKLEDITEIVEKHGLVCISRAGNNVQKFIYESDILWKHKNNIHLVEEWITNDISSTKIRRALRRGQSIRYLVPDVVRAYIEKNELYSPESEDRNAGVVLAPLQKHASDSKNSQALNN, encoded by the exons ATGGCTATGGAAGATCCTGACAGGAAGACTGAAGTGGTACTGCTGGCCTGTGGGTCCTTCAATCCCATCACCAACATGCACCTGAGGCTCTTTGAGCTGGCTAAAGACTACTTCCATGAAACAG gaaaatacaaagtaatCAAAGGCATCATTTCACCAGTGGGTGATGCATATAAGAAGAAAGGTCTGATCAGTGCGAATCACCGAGTGACTATGGCAAAACTGGCTACAAAAAACTCAGATTGGGTGGAAGTCGATGATTGGGAAAGCTGCCAGAGCGAGTGGTTGGAAACGCTAAAAGTTTTAAG GTATCATCATCAAAAACTTTTATCTGCTGACGTCACTAATAGTCTGCAGGATGCTGTACCCGTAACAAAGCTGGGACggaagagaaaacagcaaccaAATAGGCATGAgcccattaaaaagaaaaatcagagtcCAGTTGTAAAAA gTGTCCCACAGGTTAAACTGCTTTGTGGCAGTGACATGCTGGAATCTTTTGGGATCCCCAATCTGTGGAAGTTGGAGGACATCACCGAAATTGTGGAGAAACATGGCCTTGTGTGTATCAGTAGGGCTGGAAACAATGTTCAGAAATTCATCTATGAATCTGATATTTTGTGGAAACATAAGAATAACATTCACCTTGTGGAAGAATGGATCACAAATGATATTTCCTCCACCAAGATccggagagccctgcggaggggTCAGAGCATTCGTTACCTGGTGCCTGACGTAGTTCGGGCATATATCGAGAAGAACGAGCTGTACAGCCCGGAGAGTGAGGACAGGAATGCTGGGGTGGTCTTGGCTCCCTTACAGAAACATGCAAGTGACTCCAAGAACTCACAGGCACTAAACAACTAA
- the RBP7 gene encoding retinoid-binding protein 7, whose product MPVDFSGTWNLVSNDNFEGYMVALGIDFATRKIAKMLKPQKVIKQDGDSFYIHTTSTFRDYLLEFKVGEEFEEDNKGLDNRKCKSLVTWENDKLVCVQTGEKKNRGWTHWLEGDDLHLELRCENQVCKQVFKRA is encoded by the exons ATGCCTGTGGATTTTAGTGGAACCTGGAACCTTGTCAGCAATGACAACTTTGAAGGTTATATGGTGGCCTTAG GTATTGACTTTGCAACACGCAAAATAGCAAAAATGCTGAAGCCTCAGAAAGTGATCAAACAAGATGGTGATTCGTTCTATATCCATACCACTAGCACATTCAGAGATTACTTGCTTGAATTCAAAGTTGGAGAAGAGTTTGAGGAAGATAATAAAGGCTTGGATAACAGAAAATGCAAG AGCCTTGTTACCTGGGAAAACGACAAACTTGTCTGTGTGCAGACTGGTGAGAAGAAGAACAGGGGCTGGACTCACTGGCTTGAAGGGGATGACCTCCACCTG gaGCTTCGTTGTGAGAATCAAGTATGTAAACAGGTCTTCAAGAGAGCTTGA
- the LZIC gene encoding protein LZIC has translation MASRGTTETSKLKQNLEEQLDRLMQQLQDLEECREELDADEYEETKKETLEQLSEFNDSLKKIMSGDMTLVDELSGMQLAIQAAISQAFKTPEVIRMFAKKQPRQLRTRLAEMDRDLMVGKLPRDLYTQQKLEILTALRKLGEKLTGDDEMFLSTNAGTALSQFERVSTDLGSGDKVFALASVEVEKAKR, from the exons atggctTCAAGAGGAACAACAGAGACAAGTAAACTAAAACAAAACTTGGAGGAGCAGTTGGACAGATTAATGCAGCAACTTCAAGATCTAGAAGAATGCAG AGAGGAATTGGATGCAGATGAGTACGAAGAGACCAAAAAAGAAACTCTAGAGCAGCTGAGTGAGTTCAATGACTCCCTGAAGAAGATTATGTCTGGAGATATGACTTTGGTGGATGAGCTCAGTGGGATGCAACTG GCAATACAAGCAGCCATCAGCCAAGCGTTTAAAACTCCAGAAGTGATTAGAATGTTTGCAAAGAAGCAGCCGAGGCAATTGAGGACAAGGCTGGCAGAG ATGGACAGAGACTTAATGGTTGGGAAGTTGCCACGAGACTTGTACACCCAACAGAAACTGGAAATCCTGACTGCCCTCAGAAAGCTTGGTGAGAAG CTCACTGGGGATGATGAGATGTTTTTGTCAACAAATGCTGGTACAGCCCTGAGCCAGTTTGAGAGAgtctccactgaccttg GATCTGGAGACAAAGTCTTTGCTCTTGCAAGTGTTGAAGTAGAAAAGGCGAAACGATGA